In Pyrus communis chromosome 1, drPyrComm1.1, whole genome shotgun sequence, the following are encoded in one genomic region:
- the LOC137737596 gene encoding glucose-6-phosphate isomerase 1, chloroplastic-like, producing the protein MASISGIYSASPTIKRQLKPASSLRKDSVSVSVAVAFPGRVKSADRGFALSVAREVSAELAKTTDGAPSKKKGLVKDPHALWRRYVDWLYQHKELGLFLDVSRVGFTDEFVSEMEPRFQAAFKAMEELEKGAIANPDEGRMVGHYWLRNPKLAPTSFLRLQIENTLEALLKFSNDVVSGKIKPPSSPEGRFTQVLSVGIGGSALGPQFVAEALAPDNPPLKIRFIDNTDPAGIDHQIAQLGPELASTLVIVISKSGGTPETRNGLLEVQKAFREAGLNFAKQGVAITQENSLLDNTARIEGWLARLPMFDWVGGRTSEMSAVGLLPAALQGIDIKEMLTGGHLMDEANRTTVLRNNPAALLALCWYWASDGVGSKDMVVLPYKDSLLLFSRYLQQLVMESIGKEFDLDGNRVNQGLTVYGNKGSTDQHAYIQQLRDGVHNFFVTFIEVLRDRPPGHDWELEPGVTCGDYLFGMLQGTRSALYSNDRESITVTVEEVTPRSVGALIALYERAVGIYASLVNINAYHQPGVEAGKKAAGEVLALQKRVLAVLNEASCKEPVEPLTLEEVADRCHATEDIEMIYKIVAHVAANDRAIIAEGNCGSPRSIKVFLGECNVDALYG; encoded by the exons ATGGCTTCAATCTCCGGCATTTACTCTGCTTCTCCGACGATCAAGCGCCAGCTGAAACCGGCGAGTTCGCTGCGGAAGGACTCCGTTTCGGTTTCGGTTGCGGTTGCGTTTCCCGGCCGGGTCAAATCGGCCGATCGCGGCTTTGCTCTGTCGGTGGCTCGGGAGGTCTCGGCGGAGTTAGCGAAGACCACCGATGGGGCTCCGAGTAAGAAGAAGGGGCTGGTGAAGGACCCACACGCGCTGTGGCGGAGGTACGTTGACTGGCTGTACCAGCACAAGGAGCTCGGGTTGTTTCTGGATGTGAGTCGGGTCGGGTTCACGGACGAGTTCGTTTCCGAAATGGAGCCCCGGTTCCAGGCGGCGTTCAAGGCCATGGAGGAGCTGGAGAAAGGCGCGATTGCTAATCCCGATGAGGGCCGCATGGTCGGCCATTACTGGCTTCGAAACCCAAAGCTCGCCCCCACCTCGTTCCTCAGGTTGCAGATTGAGAACACCCTCGAGGCACTTCTGAAGTTCTCGAACGACGTCGTCAGCGGTAAG ATTAAGCCGCCATCTTCGCCGGAAGGTCGGTTTACTCAGGTACTATCAGTTGGAATTGGAGGCTCAGCACTTGGACCACAGTTCGTTGCTGAGGCATTAGCTCCGGATAACCCTCCTCTTAAG ATAAGATTTATTGACAATACCGATCCAGCAGGAATTGATCATCAGATTGCACAGCTTGGGCCCGAGCTGGCTTCAACACTTGTCATTGTGATTTCAAAG AGTGGAGGTACTCCTGAAACTAGAAATGGGTTACTGGAAGTACAGAAGGCCTTCCGTGAGGCTGGCCTGAACTTTGCAAAACAG GGTGTCGCTATAACTCAAGAAAATTCATTATTGGACAACACTGCCAGAATTGAGGGATGGTTAGCTAGACTCCCCATGTTTGACTGGGTTGGTGGCAGAACATCCGAAATGTCTGCAGTTGGTCTTCTTCCGGCAGCACTGCAG GGGATTGATATTAAAGAAATGCTCACTGGTGGACACTTGATGGATGAGGCAAACCGAACCACTGTG CTTAGGAATAATCCGGCTGCGTTGCTTGCTTTATGCTGGTATTGGGCTTCTGATGGGGTGGGATCAAAG GATATGGTTGTTCTTCCTTACAAGGATAGCCTATTATTATTTAGTCGGTATTTACAACAGCTGGTCATGGAATCTATTGGGAAGGAATTTGACCTTGATGGAAATCGG GTGAATCAAGGACTTACTGTCTATGGAAATAAAGGGAGCACAGATCAGCATGC CTACATTCAACAACTGAGAGACGGTGTGCACAATTTCTTTGTGACATTCATTGAAGTACTACGTGATAGGCCGCCAGGTCATGATTGGGAGCTTGAACCCGGCGTCACATGTGGTGACTACCTGTTCGGAATGCTGCAG GGAACAAGGTCAGCTCTTTATTCAAATGACCGGGAGTCAATTACGGTTACTGTGGAAGAAGTGACACCAAGATCTGTTGGCGCTCTCATAGCACTTTATGAGAGAGCGGTCGGGATATATGCTTCACTTGTCAACATTAACGCGTACCATCAACCTG GTGTTGAAGCTGGGAAAAAGGCAGCTGGAGAAGTATTAGCCCTTCAGAAGCGGGTTTTAGCAGTGCTCAATGAGGCCAG CTGCAAGGAACCTGTCGAACCATTGACGCTTGAAGAAGTAGCTGACCGGTGCCACGCTACTGAAGAT ATCGAAATGATCTACAAGATCGTCGCTCACGTGGCTGCCAATGACAGAGCAATTATCGCTGAAGGCAACTGCGGTTCGCCGCGAAGCATCAAAGTTTTCCTCGGGGAGTGTAATGTCGATGCGTTGTACGGTTAA